DNA from Sorangium aterium:
GCGCGACCGGCCTCGCCACCTACCCCGACGTGAGCGTCGTCTGCGGCCAGATCGCGCGCGATCCCGAGGACAAGGACGCGGTGGTCAACCCGCTGGTGCTGGTCGAGGTGCTGTCGGACTCCTCGGAGGCGTACGACCGGGGAGAGAAGTTCGCGCACTACCGCCGGATCCCCTCGCTGAGGGAGTACGTCCTGGTCTCCCAGGCGCACCGGCGGATCGAGGTCTTCCGGCGCAACGAGGACGGCTCGTGGACGCTCTACGAGGCCGGGCCCGGCGAGCGCGCGCGGCTCGCGTCGATCGACGCCCTGCTCGAGGTGGACGAGGTGTACCGGGGCGCGCTCGAGGCCTCCGCGGCGGTCTGAGCGGCCGTCGTTCCACGGAGAGCCGATGCGCGACGTCCGGATGCGGGGTTTTCGCGAGCAAACGGCGGTCGAGCGCGCGCTCGAGGTCCTGGAGCGGCGGATCCAGCGGCTCGGTGACGAGCTGGCCCCGATCGGCGAGGCGGCCGGGCGGGTGGCGGCGGAGCCCGTGCGCGCGCGGGTCAGCGTGCCGCACTTCGTCCGAGCGGCGATGGACGGCTATGCGCTGCTCGGCGAGGCGACCGCCGGCGCGGCTGCGTTCGCGCCGGTGGAGCTCGCGCTCGTGGGCGCGTCGTTCCCCGGGCGCCCGCACGCCGGCGCGATCCGCCGGGGCGAGGCCGTGCGGATCACGACCGGCGCGCCGGTGCCGGAGGGGGCGGACGCGGTGCTGGTGGCGGAGCGCGCGGAGGAGGGCGCGGGCCGCGACGGGGCCGCGGTCGTGCGGGCGCGCGAGCCGGTGCCGTCCGGCAAGCACGTCGCGGCGATCGGCGAGGACGTGCTGGAGGGCGCGGAGGTCGTGCCGGCGGGGCGCCGGCTGCGCCCGCAGGACGTCGGCGTGCTCGCCTCGACCGGGGTCGCCGAGGTGCGCGTGGTGCGCAGGCCGTCGGTGCGGATCCTGATCACGGGCGACGAGCTCCTGCCGCCGGGGAGCACGCCGAGCGGGGCGTGCATCGTCGACACGAACAGCCTTGTGCTCTCGGCGCTCGCGCGCCGTGACGGCGCGGAGGACATCGCCGTCGCGTACGTCCCCGACCGGCGCGAGGCGGTGCGGGCCGCCCTCGAGGGGGCGAGCGGGGACGTGGTGCTGGTCTCCGGCGGGTCGTCGGTCGGCTCGGAGGACCATGCGCCGCTCGTCCTCGCGGAGCTGGGTGAGGTGGTGGTCCACGGCGTCGCGATGCGCCCGGCGAAGCCGGCCGGGTTCGGCTTCTTGCACGGCGGGCGGCCGGTGTTCCTGCTGCCGGGCAACCCGGTGTCGTGCCTCTGCGCCTACGAGTTCTTCGCCGGCCCGTCGATCCGCGCCCTCGGCGGCCTGCCTCGCGCGTGGCCGCACCGGCGGCGGCGGTGCGTTGTGGCGAGCGAGATCGTCTCCCAGCCCGGGCGCGTCGATTACGTGAGGGTGCGCGTCGAGGGAGATCGGGTGTTTCCGATCGCGACGAGCGGCGCGTCCATCCTGTCGTCGACGACGCGCGCGGACGGCGTGGTCGTCGTGCAGGCCGAGGAAGCGGTGATCGGCGAGGGCGCCGAGGTCGAGGTGCTGCTCTACGACGCCTGAGGCGAGGGGCAGCGGGATCTGCCGCCGGGCGGAGCCGTGTACACGTGTTGCCCGCGCGGCGCGTCCGTTTCAAATTTCCGAGGTCCGGGACCATGAAACCGCTTCGTTTCGAGAGGGCCGGTCCGCGCTTGAGGGGCAGGGGGAACGAACGCCGCCGACGATGAAAGAATCCATCAACCGCGGTCTCCTCCGCGCGCGCTCCCGGGCCGAATCCTGGATGCCAGGCGCCCGAGATGCGATAGGTTAGGCCTCGGCGCTGAGCTCTTTGCGGGCGAGGTTCGTCCTGTCGGCACCGCACTGCCGGCCCCCCAATTCCGCTCTTCTGTTCTGATCGCGACCGGGCGCGACGAGGTAATGACCATGACTCAGATGAACCGCACACTCCGAGGCACTGCCAGATTCCTGCTCCTCCCACTCCTCGCCATGCTCGCTGCGTCGGGTTGTGGCGAGTCCTCTTCGCCTGGCGCGACCGGTGAGGTCGACAACACCGGAGGGGCCGGTCCGGGGACCGGAGGCGGTGCCACAGCCAGCACGACCGCGGGAACCGGGGGCGGCGCCACAGGCAGCACGACCGCGGGAACCGGGGGCGGCGCCACAGGCAGCACGACCGCTGGCACTGGAGGCGGTGCCACGGTGGGGACCGGATCGGATAGCAGCGGGGCGAGCACCAGCAGCGGGTCGAGCTCGGGTCCGACGTTCCACATCTTCATGCTCATGGGCCAGTCGAACATGGCTGGCGTCGCGGACAAACAGGCCAGTGACCAGAATTCTGACGACCGGCTCAAGGTCCTCGGCGGATGCAATCAGCCGGCCGGACAGTGGAACGTGGCCAATCCGCCGCTCAACGACTGCCCTGGTGAAAAGGGATGGAACCTGTCGACCTCCGTCGACCCGGGCATCTGGTTCGGCAAGACCCTCCTCGGAAAGCTGCCTGAGGGGGACACGATCGGGCTGGTCGGCACGGCCGAGAGCGGTGAATCGATCAACACGTTCATCTCTGGCGGCACGCATCACCAGATGATCTTGAACAAGATCGCCAAGGCGAAGACGGCCGAGAATGCGCGCTTCGCGGGCATCATCTTCCACCAGGGGGAGTCCGACAGCGGCCAGAGCTCATGGCCCGGCAAGGTCGTTCAGCTCTATAACGAGGTGAAAGAGGCCTGGGGTGTCGACTACGACGTTCCCTTCATCCTTGGAGAGCTCCCCGCGGGCGGGTGCTGCAGCGGCCACAACAACCTCGTGCACCAAGCGGCCGATATGTTGCCTGACGGATACTGGGTCTCTCAGGATGGGACCAAGGTCATGGATGAGTACCACTTCGATCATGCGTCCGTTGTTCTCATGGGCACGCGTTATGGTGAGAAGATGATCGACGCTTTGGGGTGGTGACCTGAGGCGTCCCCGCATTTTTCCCTCGCCGAGGAGGACCGCGGTAACTGCGCCTGCTGCGGTCAGTCGACCATGAAGCATCCCCTCGAAATTAAGGGGAAAATCCGCGGCACCAGGGCGCGCGTGGTAAGGTGCGCCGCATGCTGATCGCTTCTCAGATCGTCGTCGCGTTGATCGGAGCCCTTCACATCTACATCCTCGTCCTGGAGATGTTCTTGTGGCGCTCCGAACGAGCGTACAAGGCGTTCGGTACGACCCCCGAGGTCGCCGCGATCACCGCGCCGCTGGCGGCCAACCAGGGGCTCTACAACGGATTCCTCGCCGCGGGCCTGCTCTGGGGCGTCATCCATCCGAACAGGGCCTTTGCATGGCAAATCCAGGCCTTCTTCCTCCTCTGCGTGGCCGTCGCCGGTGTCTACGGCGCCGCGACGGCAAAGCGATCCATCCTGTTCGTGCAGACCGTCCCGTCGGCCATCGGCCTCGCCTTGGTCCTGCTCGCCAATCGGGCGGGTGGCTGAAGCGAAGCGGCTCGGCCGACGGCGGCCGCGCGGCAGAGCAGCTCGTCTCTTACGTCCCTCGCTGGTGGCGTCTGGGGTCGTGCCTTCGGGGCGTCAGAACCCGCCCTCCAGGCCGAAGTTCGGGACGGTGACAGGCCCGAACGTCGTCGGCTCGCACGGCGAGAACGCATCGCACCTCCCCGGCAGGGTCTCCTTCGACAGCGTGGCGTTGAGCACGTCGAGGACGACCGCCAGCCAGCCCGACTTCCCGATCGACCAGCGCTTCTCCAGGCGGACATCGAGGCGGAAGAACGGCGGCAGCCGCTCCCACCGCGGCGCTCCGCCGGCGAGGGATCCGGAGCCTCCGGGGACGCCGCCGATCGGCGGGAGCGTCGCGCCGCCGATCCTCTGGGGGAGCCCGGAGTAGAACACGAACCGCCCGCCAGCCCTGTACCCGCGGCCGAGGTCGTAGGTCAGCGCGACGTTCGCCACGTGGGTCCGATCGAACGAGCTCAGTTGCCGGCTTCGGCCGATGCTCCTCGTGGAGCGCGACAGCGTGTACGACGCGAACCCGCCGACGCGCCGCGTGAGCCGCCGGTGGGCCGACAGCTCCACGCCGGTCGCGGCGCCGAGCGCGCGGAGCGTGAAGGCGTCCTCGACCGAATCGAGGCCGAGCGAGCCGAGCGCGTCGGTCATGTCGAAGAACGCGTTGTGGAACACCGAGACCGTGGCCGTGATGTCCTCCGGCAGCGCGAGCTCGAGGCCGGCGCTCGACTGGAAGCTCCGCTGGAGGCCGTCCTCGAGGCGCGGGCGGAAGCCGGGGATCGGGACGACGAAGCTCGGCAGCTGGGAGGCGATGCCGTGCGCCTGCACGAACGTCACGCCGCGCCCGAGGGAGAGCCGCGCCGAGAGCCGCGGATCGACGGCGAGCGCGACCGTGCCGTCCGAGTGGTAGAGATCGAGCCGGAGCCCCGGGGTGATGCGCAGGCGCGGGGTGATCGCGATGTCGGACTCGATGTAGCCGCCCACCGTGAGGTCGACGCGGCTCAAGAGGAGATCGTCGACGGGGACGTCGTCGTCATCGTCCGGCGCGACGCCGCCCGGAGGGGCGCCGGCGTCGGTCCCGAGATCGATCTCGTTGTCGTCGATCACGGCGTCGATGCCGGCGCGGATCGTGGTCTCGTCGCGCAGCCGGTGAGCGAGCGAGAGGCGCGCGCCGAGGCTCCGAGTCAACGCTTTCTGGTCGTCCCCGATCCCCGTCTCGTCGTGGCCGAGCGTCAGCGCGCCGCGCAGCGCGCTGCCCTGGCCATAGGCCTGGTCGTACCGGAGATCGAGCCGGTGAAACGTCGTGTCGAAGAGGGTCGTCCTCTCGCCGTCTTCGTCGCTCGCGAGGAAGTCGTGGGCGCCGAACGCGAAGAGGCTCACCCGGCCTTCCGGGACGACCTCGTAGGACAGCCGAGCCTGGTAATCCCAGTAATCGAGCGCGACCTCGGGGGCGGCGAGCGAGAGGAGCAACGCCGTGTACGAGTAGCGGCCGCCCACGAGCGCGACCCCGCGGCCGCCGGCGAAGGGCCCCTCGACGAGCCCGCCCACGTCGACGAGCCGGAGCATGCCCTCACCGTGCCAGTACGGGAGCGGCGGCGTCGTCTCGCCCGCGACGATGCCGCCGGCGTACCGACCGTGACGCGCGGGGTAGCCGCCCGGGTAGAGGTCGACGCGATCGACGATGCCGGGATGGACCACGGAGGGCCCGAGTCCCAGGTGATAGAGGTAGGGGACGCGGATGCCGTCGAGGAAATAGCCGACGTTGCCCGGCGGTGAGCCGCGAACGTAGAAGAACGGCAGCCCCGAGACGATGGGGGTCACCCCGGGGAGCACCTCGAGGGCGCGGAAGGGGTCGCCGAACGCGCCGGGGACGATCCTGACCTCGCCGCGGCTCAAGCTGGAGACGCCGGGCGCCGGCTGCTCGCCGCGCACGGTGACCTCGATCGCGCGCGGCGCGCTCGGCGCCGGCCCGGCTTCCGTGGCCGGGCGCTCCGGCGCGGGCGTGGAGGCGCCGGGCGGCGCGGCTGCGGAGGCGTCGGGCGGCGCGGGCGATGCGGCTTCGGTGAAGCGGACCTCGACGCGGATCCTGGCGGCGGTCGGCGCGCCGTTCCTTGTGGCCGGCGCAAAGCGGAACGACGTTGCGGCGGCCACGGCGGCCGATGCGAACGGCTCCGCGCCATCCTCGGCGACCGCGGAGCGGACGGTCCCGTCGGCGTTGACCGTGAGGACGAGGCGGACCGTCGCGTCACCATGCGCCCCAGCAGGGTAGTCGGCGCCGAGCGGCGTGAGCGGCGTTGGTGGGACGAGCGCTGCTGGCGCCGCATCGGGGGGCGGCGCCGCCGGCGGCGTATCGGAGGGCGGCGCCGCCGGTGCCGGCGGCGCATCACCGGACGGCTCCGCGGGCGGCTTTGCATGGGGCAGCGGCGTGTCGGGCGCGGCGGCGGCGACGCACGGCGCGAGCGTGATCGCGAGCAGCGCTGCGGCTGCCGTCGATCGCCGGAGGAAGCGCATCGCCGCGCCGCGGAGAGGCGGCTCAGCGAGGAGCAGAGCGGGGCGCTGGGTCGAGCAGCGTGGCGGCCAAGTGGTCGAAACCATGGATGTTTTCATGTGAGCGGCGCTCGCGCCGGCGGCCTGATGGGCTTCCTGGGGACCGGTCGCATCGGATCGCTCTCGTCGCATGGCGGTGTCCCGGGGGGACGACCGCCAGCTTCTGCCATGATCTACGCCGAACGACCGCCCACTTCCCCCTCACCGGCTCGAACACCGCGTTGCGCTGCCAGGTCTTCGTGTGGAGCGTCCTCTCCGGACCGCGCCGGTCGGTGGGCGATGACGGCGCAATGCGATTGCTGGAAAGCTGTTTGCCGCGATTGTTCAAGGAGCACCGCTTGCCTCGCTTGGTACCGCTGCGGTACGGCAGTATCCTCGGGCAAACGCATGACCCTCCGACTTATCTTCTCCATTCTGCCCGTCCTTGCGCCGGTCGCCTGGCTGACGGGCTGCAGCGATGGCGAGCGCCCCTCGACGCCCGAGTCGTCGACCTCCTCAGGTTCAGGCGGCGCGAACCCAGGCAGCGGCGGCGCGGCGGCGACGACCTCCGAAGCCACCGGCGCGGGGGGCGGCGCGACGACCAGCGGCGCGACGAGCGGCGGCACGACCGTCGGCAGCACGACGACTGGCGGCGGCGGGGCAGAGCCCGTCGCGCCGGGGATCGTCAAGCTCGGCGAGGGAAAGCTCGCGGAGTCGGGGCTCACCGTGGTGTCCTACGGCGGCTACCTGAACGGCGAGTCGTTCCAGCAGGACGCGATGGTGTCGTTCGGCGGCTTCCAGTACACCGCCTTCTGGAACACCAACCGCAACGTCGTCCTCGCGCGACGGCGGCTGTCGACGAGCCCCGGCGGAGCGGCAGGCGGCTGGGAGAAGTTCGACTTCAAGGACTATCGGCTGAGCGCCGACGACGCCCACAACACGATCTCTCTCGGGATCGCGCCAGGCGACGGCACGCTGCACCTCGCGTTCGATCACCACGGCAGCGACCTGCACTACCGCCGCTCGGTCACGGGCCTCCTGACGGACCCGGAAGGCGCGGCCTGGGCCGCCTCGAGCTTCGGCGCCGTCG
Protein-coding regions in this window:
- a CDS encoding Uma2 family endonuclease, with the translated sequence MNAPARRLSFTYADYLEQERASPTKHEFLGGEIFDMAGGTPEHARLAARVTVALGAQLGRRPCEVFSSDLRVRVRATGLATYPDVSVVCGQIARDPEDKDAVVNPLVLVEVLSDSSEAYDRGEKFAHYRRIPSLREYVLVSQAHRRIEVFRRNEDGSWTLYEAGPGERARLASIDALLEVDEVYRGALEASAAV
- a CDS encoding molybdopterin molybdotransferase MoeA, with the protein product MRDVRMRGFREQTAVERALEVLERRIQRLGDELAPIGEAAGRVAAEPVRARVSVPHFVRAAMDGYALLGEATAGAAAFAPVELALVGASFPGRPHAGAIRRGEAVRITTGAPVPEGADAVLVAERAEEGAGRDGAAVVRAREPVPSGKHVAAIGEDVLEGAEVVPAGRRLRPQDVGVLASTGVAEVRVVRRPSVRILITGDELLPPGSTPSGACIVDTNSLVLSALARRDGAEDIAVAYVPDRREAVRAALEGASGDVVLVSGGSSVGSEDHAPLVLAELGEVVVHGVAMRPAKPAGFGFLHGGRPVFLLPGNPVSCLCAYEFFAGPSIRALGGLPRAWPHRRRRCVVASEIVSQPGRVDYVRVRVEGDRVFPIATSGASILSSTTRADGVVVVQAEEAVIGEGAEVEVLLYDA
- a CDS encoding sialate O-acetylesterase, with protein sequence MLMGQSNMAGVADKQASDQNSDDRLKVLGGCNQPAGQWNVANPPLNDCPGEKGWNLSTSVDPGIWFGKTLLGKLPEGDTIGLVGTAESGESINTFISGGTHHQMILNKIAKAKTAENARFAGIIFHQGESDSGQSSWPGKVVQLYNEVKEAWGVDYDVPFILGELPAGGCCSGHNNLVHQAADMLPDGYWVSQDGTKVMDEYHFDHASVVLMGTRYGEKMIDALGW
- a CDS encoding DUF1304 domain-containing protein produces the protein MLIASQIVVALIGALHIYILVLEMFLWRSERAYKAFGTTPEVAAITAPLAANQGLYNGFLAAGLLWGVIHPNRAFAWQIQAFFLLCVAVAGVYGAATAKRSILFVQTVPSAIGLALVLLANRAGG
- a CDS encoding TonB-dependent receptor domain-containing protein; this encodes MVSTTWPPRCSTQRPALLLAEPPLRGAAMRFLRRSTAAAALLAITLAPCVAAAAPDTPLPHAKPPAEPSGDAPPAPAAPPSDTPPAAPPPDAAPAALVPPTPLTPLGADYPAGAHGDATVRLVLTVNADGTVRSAVAEDGAEPFASAAVAAATSFRFAPATRNGAPTAARIRVEVRFTEAASPAPPDASAAAPPGASTPAPERPATEAGPAPSAPRAIEVTVRGEQPAPGVSSLSRGEVRIVPGAFGDPFRALEVLPGVTPIVSGLPFFYVRGSPPGNVGYFLDGIRVPYLYHLGLGPSVVHPGIVDRVDLYPGGYPARHGRYAGGIVAGETTPPLPYWHGEGMLRLVDVGGLVEGPFAGGRGVALVGGRYSYTALLLSLAAPEVALDYWDYQARLSYEVVPEGRVSLFAFGAHDFLASDEDGERTTLFDTTFHRLDLRYDQAYGQGSALRGALTLGHDETGIGDDQKALTRSLGARLSLAHRLRDETTIRAGIDAVIDDNEIDLGTDAGAPPGGVAPDDDDDVPVDDLLLSRVDLTVGGYIESDIAITPRLRITPGLRLDLYHSDGTVALAVDPRLSARLSLGRGVTFVQAHGIASQLPSFVVPIPGFRPRLEDGLQRSFQSSAGLELALPEDITATVSVFHNAFFDMTDALGSLGLDSVEDAFTLRALGAATGVELSAHRRLTRRVGGFASYTLSRSTRSIGRSRQLSSFDRTHVANVALTYDLGRGYRAGGRFVFYSGLPQRIGGATLPPIGGVPGGSGSLAGGAPRWERLPPFFRLDVRLEKRWSIGKSGWLAVVLDVLNATLSKETLPGRCDAFSPCEPTTFGPVTVPNFGLEGGF